In the Sphaerodactylus townsendi isolate TG3544 linkage group LG10, MPM_Stown_v2.3, whole genome shotgun sequence genome, one interval contains:
- the LOC125439977 gene encoding claudin-22-like: MALVYRTMMQLAGILLCFLGWVLSCLTTYLPQWKNYNLELNELEIWTVGLWQACVVQEEGGMQCKEFDSFLALPPELKMSRILMFVSTGLGLFGLLLSGFGLDCLKVGEQQQNIKKRLLLLGGILFWISGITAIIPVSWVAHMIVQEFWDESIPEIVPRWDLGEALFVGWFAGFCLIFGGSLMNCMVCSDDAPSSSLRYTMAEQQDTCQHSERGNRPKSLRV, translated from the coding sequence ATGGCTTTAGTGTACAGAACTATGATGCAGTTAGCTGgcattttactgtgttttttgGGATGGGTGTTATCCTGTCTCACTACTTACTTACCTCAGTGGAAAAACTATAACTTAGAGTTGAATGAACTGGAGATCTGGACAGTGGGACTTTGGCAAGCTTGTGTGGTCCAAGAAGAAGGGGGAATGCAATGCAAGGAATTTGATTCTTTTCTGGCTTTGCCTCCCGAACTCAAAATGTCCAGGATTCTGATGTTTGTATCAACTGGATTAGGACTTTTTGGCCTTCTGCTCTCAGGTTTTGGATTGGACTGCTTAAAGGTTGGCGAACAACAACAGAACATAAAGAAGAGGTTATTGCTCTTAGGAGGAATCCTCTTCTGGATATCAGGAATAACAGCCATCATCCCAGTTTCATGGGTTGCTCACATGATCGTGCAGGAATTTTGGGATGAGAGCATTCCAGAAATTGTTCCCAGGTGGGACCTTGGAGAAGCACTGTTTGTAGGCTGGTTTGCTGGATTCTGCCTCATTTTTGGAGGTTCACTAATGAATTGCATGGTCTGCTCAGATGATGCTCCCTCTTCCTCGCTTCGTTATACTATGGCAGAACAGCAAGACACCTGTCAACACTCGGAACGTGGCAACAGACCCAAAAGCCTGAGAGTTTGA